A window of Paremcibacter congregatus contains these coding sequences:
- a CDS encoding GH36-type glycosyl hydrolase domain-containing protein, which produces MKLLNSQGLTIEILTNGLVKSIDADSIRISLKAANPFGKLGTNLYLRRRGAPIQYKPLLGPESNSLFYVRDNLLYAVGSWDGIAYLCHLQLSEESLSWQWSVELHNTTEIPVEIDMIYLQDVGLEVAIGGRTNEYYISQYIERRILNDETYGSVICCRQNFNGPNGNPWLMIAAKGSAASASVDGMQFYGSTFKETEVPQGLLADSLTGEYSGELSILALQETPFTLLANQSHISEFVATYMPDHPHPTSPEDLKRLPALMREFNREDFTPISHYLCASESNLFSTSPLFRIDDLSCQELDLFFGEEKRHAEQKDEQLLSFFSQENNHVVLRAKEAIVERPHAHIMQTHAGYVPDENIMTTTSYMYGVFNSHITQGNTNFNRLLSVNSSQFNLETQTGQRIFVEIEGQMYRLGVPSAYEMGLNNCRWIYKRNDHCFQVRTWTSKTCPQVNMDFKVLKGNRVNLLVTNHFDEEISWQFSSGETEAEIIATPNPDSLTATKFPDAQFRMFLHGNSESCRISDDGILYQNQESRGGSFMVISVKKTSEFCMSFVGEVLSRTDPVMIRDADKQWDEDCKKAQEFWHNLCSGLSLQGNHQDLNAIREILPWYGANAFTHLLTPHGLEQFDGAAWGTRDTSQGPCELLLALRKFDAVKKILRILFSNQNTDGGWPQWWMFDSYTTHRAGSSHGDIPHWCLIALSSYIEASGDAAFLDEIMPYYPDEGNEVAERSPLSEHVDRLINTIAASFIPGTALVPFGGGDWNDSMQPVNQDLAQRLISSWTVELNYQAFMACQEIYINIGNKDGAERLYDICTAIKADFNKYLVKEGTVTGHGLIQDDGGIELLLHPDDAKTNIQYRLLPMMRGVISGIFTPEQAQHHLVLIETHLKGPDGARLMNRPPRYNGGVQTFFQRAESSPFFGREIGIMYTHAHLRYAETLAKTGHAAAFMKALRQANPVAYRDVVPCGNIRQSNCYYSSSDATFKNRYEADEKYEDLIAGKVTLKGGWRIYSSGPGIFIGLIISHFLGLRDSFGNTIIDPLISSDLNDMCASITFLGRHITFKYTVSEECCGPKSITINNVSVPFERENNQYRLGGAVIPTDKFLALLNEEKNSIEVHL; this is translated from the coding sequence ATGAAACTCTTGAATTCTCAGGGACTTACCATAGAAATTCTGACAAACGGTCTCGTCAAGAGCATTGATGCGGACTCAATAAGAATAAGCCTTAAAGCCGCCAACCCTTTCGGAAAATTAGGCACAAACCTCTATCTTAGAAGACGCGGCGCTCCGATTCAGTATAAGCCTTTATTGGGGCCTGAAAGCAATAGCCTCTTTTATGTGAGAGACAACTTACTTTATGCTGTCGGAAGCTGGGATGGCATTGCGTACCTTTGCCACCTCCAGCTCTCAGAAGAAAGCCTGAGCTGGCAATGGAGTGTCGAGCTTCATAATACGACAGAAATACCCGTTGAAATAGACATGATTTACCTTCAGGACGTCGGCCTTGAGGTGGCTATAGGCGGGCGCACAAATGAATATTATATCAGCCAGTATATTGAACGACGCATACTAAACGACGAGACATATGGTTCTGTTATTTGTTGCCGACAAAATTTTAATGGCCCAAACGGTAATCCCTGGCTCATGATCGCCGCCAAGGGGTCCGCTGCCTCGGCAAGTGTTGACGGCATGCAATTCTATGGCAGCACCTTCAAAGAAACCGAGGTCCCACAGGGACTGCTGGCCGACAGCCTGACAGGGGAATATTCTGGAGAACTCTCGATCCTGGCGCTACAGGAAACGCCTTTCACCCTGCTCGCCAACCAAAGCCACATCAGTGAGTTCGTGGCCACCTATATGCCGGATCACCCTCACCCAACATCACCGGAGGATCTCAAACGTCTACCAGCCCTCATGCGTGAGTTTAACCGCGAGGATTTTACACCGATTTCACACTATCTCTGTGCCTCCGAAAGCAACCTGTTTTCGACTTCCCCCCTTTTCCGGATTGACGATCTGTCTTGCCAGGAGCTGGATCTGTTTTTCGGAGAAGAGAAACGCCATGCAGAACAGAAAGATGAACAACTTTTGTCCTTCTTCTCGCAAGAAAATAACCATGTGGTATTGCGGGCCAAGGAAGCCATTGTCGAGCGGCCACATGCCCATATCATGCAAACACATGCCGGATACGTCCCCGACGAAAATATTATGACGACAACCTCATATATGTATGGGGTCTTCAACTCACATATCACACAGGGCAACACCAACTTTAATCGCCTTCTGTCGGTCAATTCCAGTCAGTTTAATTTGGAAACACAGACCGGGCAACGCATATTCGTCGAAATTGAGGGCCAGATGTACCGGCTCGGCGTTCCTTCAGCTTATGAAATGGGGCTCAACAACTGTCGCTGGATCTATAAACGCAATGACCATTGCTTTCAAGTGCGCACCTGGACCTCGAAAACCTGCCCTCAAGTCAATATGGATTTCAAAGTCCTGAAGGGTAACAGGGTAAACCTCTTGGTTACCAATCATTTTGACGAAGAAATATCCTGGCAGTTTTCTTCCGGCGAGACTGAGGCAGAGATCATTGCAACGCCCAATCCGGATAGCCTGACCGCTACCAAATTCCCTGATGCGCAATTTAGGATGTTCCTCCATGGCAATTCGGAGAGCTGCCGCATAAGCGACGATGGCATCCTCTACCAGAATCAGGAAAGCAGAGGTGGATCATTCATGGTGATTTCCGTGAAAAAGACATCCGAATTCTGCATGAGTTTTGTCGGCGAAGTTCTGTCAAGAACCGACCCCGTGATGATCAGGGATGCCGATAAGCAATGGGATGAAGACTGCAAAAAAGCACAAGAATTTTGGCACAATCTTTGTTCTGGTTTATCCCTTCAAGGGAATCATCAGGATTTAAATGCCATCCGTGAGATTCTCCCCTGGTATGGCGCGAATGCTTTCACTCACCTTTTAACGCCTCATGGTCTTGAACAGTTTGACGGGGCCGCCTGGGGAACCCGAGACACATCGCAAGGCCCCTGTGAATTGCTTTTGGCCCTGCGAAAATTTGACGCCGTAAAGAAAATACTGCGCATTCTTTTTTCCAATCAAAATACAGATGGCGGATGGCCCCAATGGTGGATGTTTGACAGTTATACAACACACCGCGCGGGCTCCTCTCACGGAGACATCCCCCACTGGTGCCTCATTGCATTAAGCAGCTATATAGAAGCAAGCGGAGATGCCGCATTCCTTGACGAAATAATGCCTTACTACCCTGATGAGGGGAACGAAGTGGCCGAAAGATCACCGCTGAGTGAACATGTGGACAGGCTCATTAACACGATCGCCGCTTCTTTTATCCCCGGCACCGCGCTCGTCCCCTTTGGCGGTGGTGACTGGAATGATTCCATGCAACCCGTGAATCAGGATCTGGCCCAACGCCTCATCTCATCCTGGACGGTTGAACTCAACTACCAAGCCTTTATGGCCTGCCAGGAAATATATATAAATATCGGCAATAAGGACGGCGCTGAAAGGCTGTACGATATTTGCACTGCTATAAAAGCGGACTTCAATAAATATCTGGTGAAAGAGGGCACCGTCACGGGGCACGGCCTGATACAAGATGATGGCGGTATCGAATTGCTGCTCCACCCCGATGATGCAAAAACAAATATTCAATATCGATTATTACCCATGATGCGTGGTGTGATAAGTGGCATCTTCACGCCGGAGCAGGCTCAGCATCATCTGGTCCTGATTGAGACACACCTGAAGGGCCCTGACGGCGCCCGTCTTATGAACCGACCACCTCGCTACAATGGGGGCGTTCAAACCTTCTTCCAGCGCGCGGAAAGCAGCCCTTTCTTTGGCCGTGAAATCGGCATCATGTACACCCATGCCCATCTACGCTATGCCGAAACACTTGCAAAAACGGGCCATGCCGCGGCTTTCATGAAAGCACTTCGCCAAGCAAACCCCGTCGCCTATCGGGATGTCGTGCCCTGCGGAAATATACGGCAGTCCAACTGTTATTACAGCAGCTCTGACGCTACTTTTAAAAACAGATACGAGGCCGATGAGAAATATGAAGACCTTATCGCCGGCAAAGTTACCCTGAAAGGCGGATGGAGAATTTATTCCAGTGGCCCCGGGATCTTTATCGGTTTGATTATTTCGCATTTCCTCGGCTTGCGCGATTCATTTGGCAACACCATAATTGACCCCCTCATCTCTTCCGACCTGAACGACATGTGCGCCTCAATCACCTTTCTAGGTCGCCATATTACCTTCAAATACACGGTATCGGAAGAATGTTGCGGTCCAAAATCGATTACCATCAATAATGTTTCTGTCCCGTTCGAACGGGAAAATAACCAATATCGTTTGGGCGGCGCCGTCATTCCGACGGATAAATTTCTCGCCCTGCTCAATGAAGAAAAAAATAGTATAGAGGTTCACCTTTGA
- a CDS encoding MFS transporter, whose protein sequence is MGLIGNISLGLSAFWLGAIMILPRLWDAISDPLVGHLSDNTRSRWGRRRPYLLIGGIAVAVSFVLMWWIPDGPAIQAWFSSDAAFQWFQLCYILFWLLIFFTACTIFEIPHGALGMEMSPDYHERTRLFSAKSFCGNLFAMSTPWLFALANLEIFRGVDGNAADGMRYVSLIIASLLIPLSIWWFTIVKEPGFTVAKTQEKMPFWRNMKHVAGNKTFLSLVVIIFTLAMGFNFVSLLGYYISIFYLFDGDVAAASTLLGINGTIWAITGLAAVFPLNWLSVTFGKKRTLIIAISLMCLAQLSKIYCYNPEYPYLVIIPTILLSAGMLFFFTLGASMVGDICDEDDLKTNHRSEGSYYSVYWWFIKVGTAFASLITGMLIMFTQFDETQVVKVDDFQASIIQIHRKTEDWIALENSLSTREEQLKNIKLTYNDARQDAQEFLTYLDRETLKAPLPLAQGAIAAQSKKQILLRQMSDRIKQNIFMLEKLQPQMKTLNAQSSGTMVQAVLTKALPLTLKTSFEKADLTSFDLLSYLEMKSRKTINSTKHYEQLIVKTTKVENALSDLKTQLTHLGEIPASFTTDIETTKKATLQLKLQAPYTLFWMRAVEIGLPLLLSIISIFFAVRYPLTEDRCYEIKIALKTRNKNAKFATC, encoded by the coding sequence ATGGGGCTCATCGGCAATATCAGCCTGGGCCTGAGCGCTTTCTGGCTGGGGGCTATCATGATACTTCCCCGCCTGTGGGACGCGATATCTGACCCCCTCGTCGGCCATCTTTCCGATAATACCCGCAGCCGCTGGGGCCGACGCCGTCCCTATTTACTCATTGGCGGCATCGCGGTTGCCGTCAGTTTTGTCCTTATGTGGTGGATTCCAGATGGGCCAGCCATACAGGCCTGGTTCTCAAGCGACGCCGCATTCCAGTGGTTCCAGCTTTGTTATATTTTATTCTGGCTTTTGATATTTTTCACCGCCTGCACGATTTTCGAGATCCCCCATGGGGCGCTTGGCATGGAAATGTCCCCCGACTACCACGAACGCACCCGTCTTTTCAGCGCCAAAAGTTTTTGCGGCAATCTTTTCGCCATGAGTACTCCCTGGCTGTTTGCCCTCGCCAATCTGGAAATCTTCAGAGGCGTCGATGGCAACGCCGCAGATGGTATGCGTTACGTCTCCCTAATAATTGCGTCATTGTTGATTCCCCTCTCCATCTGGTGGTTCACTATTGTGAAAGAACCGGGCTTTACAGTCGCCAAAACACAAGAAAAAATGCCCTTCTGGCGTAACATGAAGCATGTGGCGGGCAACAAAACCTTTCTCAGTCTGGTTGTGATCATATTCACCCTTGCCATGGGCTTTAACTTTGTCAGCCTGCTGGGTTATTATATTTCCATCTTTTATCTCTTTGATGGCGATGTCGCTGCGGCAAGCACCCTCCTCGGGATTAACGGCACCATTTGGGCCATCACGGGTCTGGCTGCCGTATTTCCCCTCAATTGGCTGAGCGTAACCTTCGGTAAAAAAAGAACCCTTATTATCGCCATTTCATTGATGTGTCTGGCGCAACTCTCCAAGATATACTGCTATAATCCTGAATACCCCTATTTGGTCATTATTCCGACCATTTTACTGTCAGCAGGCATGCTCTTTTTCTTCACCTTGGGGGCTTCTATGGTGGGAGACATTTGTGATGAAGATGATTTAAAAACCAATCACCGCTCGGAAGGCAGTTACTATTCCGTCTATTGGTGGTTCATTAAAGTAGGCACCGCTTTTGCGAGCCTCATCACCGGCATGCTTATAATGTTTACACAATTTGATGAAACTCAGGTTGTCAAGGTTGACGATTTTCAAGCAAGCATCATACAAATTCATAGGAAAACAGAAGACTGGATAGCTCTTGAAAACAGCTTATCCACCCGGGAAGAACAGCTCAAGAATATCAAGTTGACTTATAATGACGCCCGGCAGGACGCCCAGGAATTCTTAACCTATCTTGATCGTGAGACCCTGAAAGCCCCCCTCCCTCTTGCACAAGGCGCCATAGCAGCACAAAGCAAAAAACAGATTCTGCTTCGCCAAATGTCTGATCGCATCAAGCAGAATATCTTCATGTTGGAGAAGCTTCAGCCACAAATGAAAACCCTCAATGCGCAATCTTCAGGCACCATGGTACAAGCTGTTCTCACAAAAGCCCTGCCTTTAACGCTGAAGACGTCTTTTGAAAAAGCGGACCTCACCTCGTTTGACCTCTTGTCATATCTCGAAATGAAGTCCAGAAAAACAATAAACAGCACAAAGCACTATGAACAGCTCATCGTGAAAACCACGAAAGTCGAAAACGCACTATCTGATTTAAAGACACAACTAACGCATTTAGGAGAAATCCCGGCGTCTTTCACCACAGATATTGAAACAACAAAAAAGGCAACCTTACAGCTCAAGTTGCAAGCGCCTTATACGCTCTTCTGGATGCGGGCGGTTGAAATCGGCCTGCCTCTTCTGTTGAGCATAATTTCTATTTTCTTTGCGGTTCGATATCCTCTGACTGAAGACCGGTGCTATGAAATTAAGATTGCCCTCAAAACCAGAAATAAAAACGCCAAATTTGCTACATGTTAA
- a CDS encoding GH1 family beta-glucosidase → MSSPLTFPEKFLWGSATAAYQIEGSPSADGAGPSIWQRFSHTPNNILNGDTGDIACDHYNRTDADVALMKQLSMQAYRFSIAWGRILPEGFGAVNKPGLDHYDRLVDRLLESNITPMATLYHWDLPQSLGDRGGWLNPDNAKWFGDYAELVFNRLDDRVKLWATLNEPWVVMDNGYMHGLHAPGHRSHHEAAIVSHNLLRASAEAVRRYRTVGKNKIGLVVNLEPKYPASQDPQDVAAAQRADAYMNRQYLDPVLLGKYPPEMQDIFGDAWPAYTPQELNDLREPLDFIGVNYYSRGVTRHAEGEWPLHAKTVRQPQSTYTETGWEVCPQAFTDVLNWVKDRYNNPPVYITENGSAFYDPPVAENDRIEDPLRQGYLKTHLRAIHQAIQEGCDIRGYFAWSLMDNLEWAYGFSKRFGLVHVNYENQKRTPKESAKLYKRIIESNGRCLF, encoded by the coding sequence ATGTCATCACCACTTACATTTCCTGAGAAATTCCTGTGGGGCTCTGCTACGGCGGCCTATCAGATAGAAGGCTCCCCTTCTGCCGACGGTGCGGGCCCGAGCATTTGGCAGCGTTTTTCACACACCCCAAATAATATCCTCAATGGAGATACAGGAGATATCGCCTGCGACCACTATAATCGCACTGATGCAGATGTCGCTCTAATGAAACAGCTCAGTATGCAGGCATATCGCTTCAGCATCGCATGGGGGCGGATATTGCCGGAGGGTTTCGGCGCCGTCAACAAGCCAGGCCTGGATCATTATGATCGACTGGTCGACAGATTACTCGAATCCAACATTACCCCCATGGCGACATTATATCACTGGGACCTTCCTCAAAGTCTCGGGGACCGTGGCGGCTGGTTAAATCCCGACAACGCAAAATGGTTTGGGGATTATGCGGAACTGGTCTTTAACCGGTTGGATGATCGCGTCAAACTTTGGGCCACGCTGAATGAGCCCTGGGTAGTGATGGATAATGGCTATATGCACGGCCTCCATGCGCCCGGACATCGCAGCCATCACGAAGCGGCGATCGTCAGCCATAATCTTTTGCGCGCGAGCGCAGAAGCTGTCAGACGCTACCGAACTGTTGGGAAAAATAAAATCGGCTTGGTTGTGAACCTTGAACCGAAATATCCGGCCTCTCAAGACCCACAAGACGTCGCCGCCGCGCAAAGAGCCGACGCCTATATGAACAGACAATATCTTGACCCTGTTCTATTGGGAAAATATCCACCAGAAATGCAGGATATCTTCGGGGATGCCTGGCCTGCCTACACACCACAAGAACTGAATGACCTGAGAGAACCTCTTGATTTTATCGGCGTCAATTATTACTCTCGCGGCGTTACCCGCCATGCCGAGGGTGAGTGGCCCTTACATGCGAAAACCGTCCGCCAACCCCAGTCGACCTATACGGAAACGGGTTGGGAAGTCTGCCCGCAGGCCTTCACCGATGTCCTGAATTGGGTGAAAGACCGTTATAATAATCCTCCGGTTTATATTACAGAGAATGGGTCGGCATTTTATGACCCTCCGGTCGCAGAAAATGACCGGATTGAGGACCCCCTGCGGCAAGGTTATCTGAAGACCCATTTGCGGGCCATACATCAGGCGATCCAGGAAGGCTGTGATATTCGTGGCTATTTTGCCTGGTCATTAATGGATAATCTGGAATGGGCCTATGGTTTCTCGAAGCGTTTCGGACTGGTGCATGTCAACTATGAAAATCAGAAACGCACGCCAAAAGAAAGCGCGAAACTATATAAAAGAATTATAGAAAGCAATGGTCGTTGCCTATTTTAA
- a CDS encoding LacI family DNA-binding transcriptional regulator, whose translation MMKKTGFGNLSEGYPKVTTVYDVANAAKVSIATVSRVFNNRSNVSEATRLRVRQAAEDLNYSPHMGARSLMNKRTDTIGIVLPDMHGEFFSELMRGADMAARKLGQHLLISCSHDNSEEMAVALSAMRGKVDGIVVMSPLLKVDTFRKYLPNDLPIVIMNGNREITEYPTVTIDNYDGAIRMTRHLLEEGHKKITLISGPSHNLDAEQRRLGYCEAITISGLEGQPDIIEGDFSEESGYQAGMEILSRKKKPDAVFASNDAMAIGCLCAFQEHGILIPNDIALAGFDDIPLARYMKPSLTTVKVPIAELGSKSIEMLLEKLHQKQGGDHGREFVFLSSLIIRDSSRRIITG comes from the coding sequence ATGATGAAAAAAACAGGATTTGGCAATTTGTCGGAAGGATATCCCAAGGTGACAACAGTATATGATGTCGCAAACGCTGCAAAGGTTTCGATTGCTACTGTCTCGCGCGTATTTAATAATCGAAGCAACGTTTCCGAGGCAACAAGGCTTAGGGTGAGGCAGGCTGCTGAAGACTTGAATTATAGTCCTCATATGGGCGCGCGAAGCCTGATGAATAAACGGACGGATACGATTGGTATCGTCCTACCCGATATGCACGGGGAATTCTTTTCAGAACTAATGCGTGGGGCTGATATGGCGGCCCGTAAATTGGGGCAACATCTGTTGATCTCATGCTCTCATGATAATTCTGAGGAAATGGCGGTGGCTCTTTCTGCTATGCGGGGCAAGGTTGATGGGATCGTTGTGATGTCGCCTTTGCTGAAAGTTGACACCTTTCGAAAGTATCTTCCCAATGATTTGCCGATTGTTATTATGAATGGCAACCGCGAAATAACTGAATACCCCACGGTGACGATTGATAATTATGACGGCGCTATTCGGATGACAAGGCACTTGCTAGAAGAGGGCCATAAAAAAATTACCTTGATCAGCGGCCCGTCACATAACCTGGATGCGGAACAAAGGCGATTGGGGTATTGTGAAGCCATCACCATCAGTGGCCTTGAGGGGCAACCGGATATAATCGAAGGGGACTTTTCTGAGGAGTCCGGATATCAGGCCGGCATGGAAATTCTTTCCCGCAAGAAAAAGCCTGACGCCGTTTTTGCCTCAAATGATGCGATGGCAATAGGATGTCTTTGTGCGTTTCAGGAGCATGGTATTTTAATTCCCAATGATATTGCTCTAGCGGGGTTTGATGATATTCCTCTCGCACGATATATGAAGCCATCATTGACAACGGTCAAGGTGCCTATCGCAGAACTCGGCAGCAAGTCGATAGAGATGTTACTTGAGAAACTACATCAGAAACAGGGTGGTGATCATGGGAGAGAATTTGTTTTTCTTTCGTCACTTATTATTCGTGACTCTAGTCGACGCATAATTACAGGCTAG
- a CDS encoding TonB-dependent receptor: MKKQNEYSRKVRVLGVGLAVGLMMSTSVYAQVTTATIRGSISVEDTGSIPGAEVLAVNTKSGFSSRGTVNASGTYVLTGLVPGTYDITFSLNGEVRRTRRINVQVAQEIDLDVSLMASDELEEVVVTADGIAGSAIKTSEIGMNVSREQIRNLPQDSRNFLNFAKMAPGVSLSNNPRKQQFSSGALGASQTNYYIDGVNMKNNINEGGGVGQDSSRGSPFSQLAIEGFRVITQNFKAEYEQAGSAVITAVTRSGGNEFSGEAFVLYQDKNMVELDEFAKEREDEKADYSRKQFGAALGGPIIKDKLHFFLAYEGNRQTRTSEVVLGGSANADDIARWGDKAGVFSTPFKEDLFFGKLDYQPSYNQRMELSVNLRNEADTEQVGGISSYEQARDVVNDSIAIVFKHTYDFDDGSYNEFTANYLDSNWAQHPQNATNKEVYENVIILGGNSYEEEASQESFTVRDNYTFPVLEWKGEHLIKVGVKFANYKYVQSKLDRRTPEFIFRKDGSGNFRTRPDEVVFAPLKAQLDSTNQQMAIFIQDDWEVNDKLTINLGVRYDYETNPVNKDFVTPDHLATTLRAIEALTHDQAALETFLQNKHDANSWMGSLGAALDNGITANDLAFFDADRYITDGSQRKVYAGAIQPRIGFSYDVNGDQQTILFAGAGRYTDRALFNFTADETIRFLNPRYNVRFSDDGAPGTVLWDDKYNDPAQLAALVDTGTARPELLLMPNDLKPVSSDQFSIGVRQKVGEFNTSLTLSYIKSDNDVSYHFINMLQHRPTLDWWQFLLEGVDPGSQAGNILVADNDRKSRYMAAFLTIDKPYSEESGWGMSFAYTLSKAENKGLETFNIDYPSASETPWGIIPSNARHRIVASVIYGLPFDMKVSGFFSYSSGERYNVFKIHEPSNPYDFIRPGEGKKDSYMPIDLRLTKDIALGSHTLTLVAEAFNVFNSKNYDSYSNWDAPWVDNFGEAQSIHGGSTRRIQVGASYKF; encoded by the coding sequence ATGAAAAAGCAGAATGAATATTCGCGTAAAGTGCGTGTTTTGGGTGTCGGTCTTGCCGTTGGATTGATGATGAGCACTTCAGTTTATGCACAAGTGACCACAGCAACCATTCGGGGTTCGATATCTGTTGAGGATACGGGATCAATACCAGGCGCAGAAGTGTTGGCTGTCAATACAAAGTCAGGGTTCTCTTCGCGGGGAACAGTGAATGCCAGTGGGACTTACGTTCTGACAGGTTTGGTGCCCGGAACCTATGACATCACTTTTTCACTGAATGGGGAAGTGCGGCGCACGCGGCGCATTAATGTTCAGGTGGCTCAGGAAATAGACTTGGATGTTAGTTTGATGGCATCTGATGAGCTGGAGGAAGTCGTTGTAACGGCTGATGGCATTGCGGGATCTGCCATAAAAACATCTGAGATTGGCATGAATGTCAGTCGGGAACAGATACGAAATCTACCGCAAGATAGCCGAAATTTTCTGAATTTTGCCAAAATGGCGCCGGGTGTTTCCCTGTCAAATAACCCTAGAAAACAACAATTTTCCTCTGGGGCATTGGGGGCCAGTCAAACGAACTATTATATTGATGGCGTCAATATGAAAAATAACATCAATGAAGGCGGTGGCGTCGGGCAGGATTCGAGCCGCGGCAGCCCCTTTTCTCAACTGGCGATCGAAGGTTTTCGTGTTATCACGCAAAATTTCAAAGCGGAGTATGAGCAGGCCGGCAGCGCGGTCATCACCGCGGTGACCCGTTCCGGTGGCAATGAATTTTCAGGCGAAGCGTTTGTTCTGTATCAGGACAAAAATATGGTCGAACTTGATGAATTCGCCAAAGAGCGTGAGGATGAAAAAGCCGATTATAGTCGCAAGCAGTTTGGCGCCGCACTCGGTGGCCCGATCATAAAGGACAAACTACATTTTTTCCTGGCCTATGAAGGAAATCGCCAAACACGGACATCGGAAGTTGTGTTGGGGGGAAGCGCCAATGCGGATGATATCGCGCGTTGGGGGGATAAGGCCGGTGTTTTCTCGACGCCGTTTAAGGAAGATCTCTTCTTCGGAAAGCTTGATTATCAACCGAGTTATAATCAGCGTATGGAGTTGAGTGTCAATTTAAGAAATGAAGCGGACACCGAACAAGTTGGCGGCATCAGTTCGTATGAACAAGCCCGCGATGTTGTTAATGACTCTATCGCCATTGTCTTTAAGCATACCTATGATTTCGATGATGGTTCTTACAACGAGTTCACCGCAAATTATCTCGACTCAAATTGGGCGCAACATCCGCAAAATGCGACCAATAAAGAAGTTTATGAAAATGTGATTATTCTTGGTGGCAATTCTTATGAAGAAGAGGCTAGTCAGGAATCCTTCACCGTGCGGGACAATTACACTTTCCCGGTTTTGGAATGGAAAGGGGAGCATTTGATTAAGGTTGGCGTAAAATTTGCCAACTACAAATACGTTCAAAGCAAACTTGATCGCAGGACTCCTGAGTTTATTTTCCGCAAAGATGGGTCAGGAAATTTCCGCACAAGACCGGATGAAGTCGTATTTGCGCCTTTGAAAGCACAGCTTGATTCCACGAACCAGCAAATGGCAATCTTCATACAGGACGATTGGGAAGTGAATGATAAGCTTACCATTAATCTTGGCGTGCGCTATGACTATGAAACCAATCCGGTAAACAAGGATTTCGTGACACCGGATCACCTTGCCACAACCCTGCGGGCGATTGAAGCTTTAACCCATGATCAGGCTGCCCTGGAGACATTCCTGCAGAATAAGCATGACGCGAACTCATGGATGGGTTCTCTTGGGGCAGCACTGGATAACGGAATCACAGCAAATGACCTCGCCTTCTTTGATGCGGATCGTTATATCACGGACGGTTCCCAGCGCAAAGTCTATGCCGGGGCGATACAGCCGAGAATTGGTTTTTCTTATGATGTGAACGGCGACCAGCAGACGATCCTTTTTGCCGGTGCGGGCCGCTACACGGACCGGGCTTTGTTTAATTTTACTGCCGATGAAACAATCCGCTTCTTAAATCCAAGGTATAATGTGAGATTTTCGGATGACGGCGCACCGGGAACGGTGCTGTGGGACGATAAATATAACGACCCGGCGCAATTGGCGGCTCTTGTGGACACAGGCACGGCGCGCCCGGAACTGCTTCTTATGCCAAACGACCTGAAGCCTGTCAGCAGCGATCAGTTCAGTATTGGTGTGCGTCAGAAGGTTGGCGAATTCAACACCTCTCTTACGCTCAGCTATATCAAAAGCGACAACGATGTATCCTACCACTTTATCAATATGCTGCAACACCGGCCGACATTGGATTGGTGGCAGTTCCTGCTGGAGGGCGTTGATCCGGGTTCACAGGCCGGTAATATTCTTGTCGCGGACAATGACCGTAAGTCGCGCTATATGGCGGCATTCCTGACGATTGATAAACCCTATAGCGAAGAATCTGGTTGGGGGATGTCTTTCGCCTATACCCTGAGCAAGGCGGAGAACAAAGGGCTGGAAACATTCAATATTGACTACCCTTCTGCGTCGGAAACGCCCTGGGGGATTATACCTTCAAACGCACGGCACAGGATTGTGGCGTCTGTTATTTATGGTCTCCCCTTTGATATGAAAGTCTCCGGATTCTTCAGCTACAGTTCGGGGGAAAGGTATAATGTCTTCAAAATTCATGAGCCATCCAACCCTTATGATTTCATTAGACCGGGAGAAGGAAAAAAAGACAGCTATATGCCAATTGATCTGCGGTTGACCAAGGATATCGCGCTTGGATCTCATACATTGACTCTGGTTGCGGAAGCATTCAATGTCTTTAATTCCAAGAACTACGATTCCTATAGCAATTGGGATGCGCCTTGGGTGGATAACTTCGGCGAAGCCCAAAGCATTCATGGCGGTTCCACACGCCGCATACAGGTCGGTGCGTCTTACAAGTTCTAA